The following nucleotide sequence is from Gasterosteus aculeatus chromosome 5, fGasAcu3.hap1.1, whole genome shotgun sequence.
AGGGCACAAGTGATTTCTGCGTCTCTCCCGACAAGTTCGTCATGAGCAAGACGAAGGGCGTCATCGGCTCCGGTGAGGCTCAGCTTTTCTCATGTTGCGCTAGTGGAGTTGTGATTACAAAGGAGCGTGAATTGTGGCTGTGACACGAACGGCCCTTCAGCGAGAGTGAAAAGATTTAATCAAATGAATCAAACcgtgatttgtttattttcccccCACAGATATTGTTCATTACTACCTTTACTGCAACCAGACCCTCTCCAACCCCTTCCAGCAGGTAGGAAACTGCTGATCTGCAGACTGAATGTTGACGTATGAGGTCTAGTAAGTGATCATCGGATCTTAAGGTCCACATGTCTGGGTTCTTTACATTCTTACACTTATCCTTATCCAAGTGTTCATTTTGAGGAATTGACTGTAGATCCCTCAAATCAAAAAGCTTGGCTGAATTCAAACATGGTGTGAAGTTAGAAATATGTCCTGAATTGAATGGAGAGGCATCTGAAGGCATGATAACATGATATGTAAAAATGAGGAGGGGGTTTTATGTAACCAAGAAGTTTTAAAACTAACTGACTTGCATCCGATCTGCACCACAAGCCTCCAATCTCGTTCTCCGCGTGCTGTCGTCAtccttctccttcccctttCATCATTTCTTCTGTCTGGTTGATTCGGGTTCATCTCCCCCTGGCCTCTCTCCTGAGGGTCAGCGAGGTTCCTCTCTGGAGAAGCGCGTTAGAAGCTACCGGTCCGGCAGCGGCGAAGTCGATGTCGGCGAGCTTGGGTTCTTATTATCCGGCTCGAGGATAACGAGGTCGAGGGGGCAGATGTCAGACGGCCGTCACCCCGCCTCGCGAAAAAACAACCCAACAGGTGCAAAGTTCGCCCGCGAGCTGCCAAATGAAGGACTTTGCTCGGCAGTCAAGCggcccgtctccctctcctcgtccctctcccccgcgtctctctctctctcacggaTCTTATTTCTATTCTCATTGTCTCCTTCTACTTTCTCCATCCCATTTGTTAAATGTATTCTTTTTACTTCATTTGGCACAAGCTGAAATTCAAATCGGACCAGGCTTCAGATTGTGCAGCGGAGAGCGATTAGACAGTGGTGCAGATCCAGAGGAAAAGAGCGGCTGGATCGTAGGAAAGCAATTAGATTCATGAATGGCCACAGGCCAGTTGGGGGGGTCCAGGCCGCTTTTGTTAGCTGGCCTGTCTGTTAATGTACGATTTAACAGATTTACGGTGATATGTATGTAATCTAAAAAGAGACATTGGGCAGAAGGTGCTGTCTATCGGGCAGGTTGTGATCATCCACTTCTTTGATTGTACAGAATGTGGAGGCTTAttttgccccctgctggtgggaGCGCACAGCTGCACAACCACAGACGGATTTTAAAGTTGCAATGTAGTAGCGGGATATTTTTTATACTGAGCAATAACATGATAACATATTCGATCAAAGTCGAATGATAACAAATTGAGGATTTTCGTTGTAGTGCACATCCTCTTCCTTTCCTAGAGAAAATGTTTAGTTGTTCCTTTGGAATAAACAGTAAGTAAAAgtaaatgccaaaaaaaaaatactgctgTGTTAAGTGACAAGACGTATGCATTGAAAGTGCACCACGCCTTTTGACAAAAGCTCCGTTATACGGCCTCGACACCCTTTATTCCTCCATtaggatgttgtttttttaagaagtCCACTCAATGATTTGCTCGCTCTTTTCAAACTTGTTTGCAGCCTCTGACCATCTTCCAGAGGTCGCTGACCACCATGCAGATCCAGATCCAGGGTCTGCTGCAGTTCGCCGTGCCTCTTTTCCCCACAGCTGAGGTAACGTCACCCGCGCACCGACTCGGCCAGTGCGTCATTTGTTTGCGTAATAAGTGTTTGTCTGTGATGCTGTCGGCCTGGTGACCTCTCCGCAGAGAGACCTGCTGGGTATCCAGCATTTGCTCAACTCCTCGGAGGCCGGCCTGCACCAGCTGACCGCCCTGCTGGACTGCAGGGGGCTCAACAAGGTTCGTTCCCTGCATCCTAATTGGCATCACAGCAGCACAACTTGGTCATCGGGAGACTGGGTGGCCACGCGAGATCTGTGCTTCGAAGCGGAAACCGGGGACGGAACGGAGCGAcgaaatttgttttttatttaatggaaaaatgtgttttccatcgGTGTTTATGCACCGTTAAACGTGTGCACAGCAACTCGCATGGACGATGTTCAACATCCCAACAAAGTGCTTTTTCCATCCTCACCACGCTCAAGCGTTCCGCGCCATCCGTTTTCGCCCgttaaatgactttgttttccctctttaGGACTACCTGGACGCCATGGTGGGCGTGTGCTACGACGGGGTGGAGGGTGTCCTCTACCTCTGCCTCTTCTCCACCATGGCGTCCTGTGCCTTCACTGTCATGCTGTGCGCCATTCCCCGGGCGTGGAGACAAATCGCCTCCAGGTCAGTTCGTTTCCCCGCTTCTCTGCCTCCTTTCTTCAGCCTGCAGACATTTCTGTGCAGCTTCCCCCACCGTCCGagctgaaacccccccccaccccgcccacCTCCCAAGGATATAGCGTGTTCATCTTAAGAAATGTGAACTTCAGCAACAAAAGCAACTGTCTGAGCAGATCATACAGCTGACATCCCCACGTAAGGATTGATGCATGAAGGAACTTCATGACTTATTATCTTTGACTGTGTTTGAATAGTAGGACAACAAAAGTAGTTCTGCACAACTCTAAAATCACTACAAATCCACCTTCGCCGGCGCTCGCCGTTAGTTTACAGCCGTGATTTAGATTACTATAAGTTACACCGAATCCAAAAAATATGTGCCGTGTCTGAAGTTGAGATTTGACTTGATAGCTGAGTCATGACTCACAAAGGAATAAGTCTAAGGACTTTGATTACCTCCACGAGCCGTGCGTCAAAGCCTCTGCTGCTGATACTTGTCACCATGTCGCTGTTTGCTTgtcttctgcttttgttttacatccctaccgtctctctccctcgggGCCTgaaccccacctccccccacccccctttgcACCCGGGCCGTCtgatctttctcctcctcctcctcctccagggaaCGAGATTACGACGACATCGACGAGGAGGACCCGTTCAACCCGCGGGCGAGGCGGATAGCCTCTCCGAACCCCAACCTCGCCAACATGCACAGCTTctgcagctacagcagcagcatgggCAGCCAGAACAGCCTCCACCCGCCGGCCCCCGCCGTCTCCAACGCCCCCCTGTCCGAGTAcatgtgagtgggggggggaagcgcCGCCGCACGGAGCCCTTCCGCACGTTCCGCAGGTCTTCTCACCAGCcgctcctctctcgctctctctctctctcccaggaACCAGACGGCTCTGTTCGGAGGAAACCCGCGGTACGAGAACGTCCCTCTGATAGGACGAGgctccccacccccctcggTGCGTTGGGTCCCAGAGGCCAAGTCCTTACTTTGATGTCCATTCCCTTCTGATGTCACAGACAGAATTAGCCTTTCAAAGCACAGGAAATTGTTTTATTAGACGTAACTGCTTTTTGTTCATGATTTGGCTCCGCTCACGTCCTCGATCAAATATAATCAACTTTCCTTGATTAAAAGGCACCTAACGAGACACGCTGCTGTAAAGCTTCCTCTGACTCGCAGAACAAAAGCAAGGAGAGGAGCAGTAATGTGGTTAATATTTAATCATGAACATCATTTAGCCACGCTCGGGCCACATTGCCCGCAGGGAGTGACCCAGGTCCTAAACCATAAACTCACTCactgaagttttgtattccacGATGAATTAATTCGCCCCTCGCTGGGCCGCTTGTCTCCTCTTACTCTACAGCACAGAGATAAAAATAGATACATGCCGGATTCATTGGTGATTGAGCCTAGCCTCTTAATAACGTGCCGTACAAAGGGTGAGGCTCAGTACATTCTGCAGGTTTTGAATCTACTTGAGATCAGGGTTCTGTAATAAACAGACACTTAGAGAGACATTGTTGTGGGCATCAGGTCAGGAAGCCCCAACGAAATTCCCGTCTTATTTTTGATAAATTGCATTGCATTCAATGTTGAGTGTACAGGTTTATATTTCCCAAACGTATGCActgaaaacaacatattttatactTTTTCTGTTGTGTATTACTGCAGTTTTATTACAGTTTGCAGTTATAAAAAGTTACACAAACCTACAGTTCCAACTTGTAAATACAAGTACTTGATACTTTAATGTACTTTGCCTTATGACCTCCTTCCAATTGAATAAGTACTGTAAAATGAACTCCCTCATGACTTGAATGTGCAGCATCGTGAAGTAGTCTGCGGCTAACagcttcttttatttattttttgtttgtttgttcgtcACGTGTATGTTTgtatctttttcatttctatctttcCTCTTTTGGTTTTACTCAACTTTTGGAGGTATACTCTGAGCAGTATAGAAACCGAGTAAGTCCTTTTTAACTCTTCCTCGGGGTTAACTCCCTCACTTTTTGTTGCATCTCTTGCCCTttgacctcccctccacctcacGTCCGTTTGTTCGGTTCCCGTGCCGTTTTCCTGTTTGGCATGGCTTTCAACTCGCAACCTGTTGTCGTCATCCCAGAGGGGCCTGTTTGCGTCTGTGAGGGGTTGTCTaccctggtcctggtcctggtccctGGTCCTCCTCACAGTTTAGCCCCTGGTCCTGGTCCCTGGTCCTCCTCACAGTTTAGCCTCCATGTGCATGCAGTTGTGCTCCAGTCGTTCGATTCCACAGCTGGCACTGCCACAAAGTGCGCGTCCGTGGAATTCCTTTTATCCGGGCATAGACGGATTAAAAGCGACGTGATCGATGTGTTAAAGTCCTCGGTATGACTTGAAGGCATACTCTGCGGAAAATCTATCTTTTGAGCATAAAACACAACGCTCCTGAAGGTGTCTCTTACATATTTGTGACGTGCTTCTTTGTGCAAGGTGAGACGCAGAAGCTGCAGCGAGGAGACCCAAAGTTGTGTGAAATGTATCAAAACTTCCGAAACTTCCCCCGCAGCATCGTTCAACCCTTCTGCCGTTGACCTTGTAAGGAACATGTGGACTTAATTTCACAGCTCACTGAACGAACCGGGCCCAacaaacaagtccagaggggcacAAGCTCAATGGCTAAAGTCCAAAAAGGcagacagcaggagaagaatGCACCAGGAACAAAGAAAAGGCTGAACATTGTGTAGCGGTTGATGATGATGCAATTTGGAGCATCTGTGCAGGTCGGTGGTGTAGCCAGAGCTGAAATGTTAGGGAATAGTAAAGGAAAGCAATTTTGAGTTTGCTTGCCGACTACTCCTGCTAGTAAGGTCACCTTTCCCTCCTACAAGTGGTGAGAAATTGTTACTCAAAAGATGGGTTTTCAGTGGATTAATCGTTAAAAACCCCCATGGCcattttcttcccctttcttTATAGCAGCAGAAAAGGCTCAGTTTGTGAAACGTCCCCTGAGTTGTTTGCATCTTCCTCCGCAGTACTCACCCAGCATGCGGGCCACCTACCTGTCCATGACGGAGGAGCAGATTCGACACTTTGGGAACGACTTCCAAGCATAGACTTCCTTACCTGAAacggcatcacacacacacacacacacacacacacacacacacacacacacacacacacacacacacacacacacacacacacaggctgtgcAAACAAGCGGTGTGCGGCCGCTCCACACATCACAGAGGGCAGAGCGGGACACCTCATCACTGCAGGACGCCAAAGCCCCGCGCGGTGTGACGACTGAGGATTCGTTTCTCACTgcaataaaacacagcaaagtCTTCAacgtaaagaaagaaaaagcttcactattaaaaaataatttatccaTCCCTCGTTCTTTTCATTTGCATTGCAAAACTTACGTTCAGGTCTCCAAAGAGAACAATGTGGACATGGCCGCTGACGTTAACATGTTGTTTTGGATCTATTAAACTTTGTCCACAGTATCTGTGAAGCACACAGCGGGAGGGACAGTTCAggtatttacatttacacacatgtGAATCTTTACGCTTCTAAATGTCCCAGAGACGCGATGACCCTTGAAAACTACGGTTTTGTATATAATTTGTACATTAACAGACGGCTGTTTCATtctgatgtgttttctttttctttattttgttttacaatgccaattttatatataatatataaaattgTTTTCTAGTTTTATGTGGTGATCTCACATAGGATGACTATTTTTTTGTACGTTCTAAAGGGCCATTAACTAATGTTCTCTACATATCTAATCCCGCTAATATAACAAAGTTGCAGTTTGTAATGACTCGGGAAGCTATGCTGCTTTAACAATGATTACTGAGAATATTGAGGTAATATATTTCCCAacaatacatgtttttattgccTAGCATTGAATTACTGTAGGGATTCAATACATGCAGCTTTGTTTACTTACTTTTGGTCAGTGTCACTTTTTTCTAAGCATGTTCCATTGTACAGGCACTTGAAATGGTGCTGAATTTTGCGTGTGTAATTGTGAGTTGAATAAAACTGTTTTGAGTACAACTTGACGCGTCTTTACTTTGTTGTTGGGTGTTGATGCACTTCGTGATGGACACAAACGTCAGGCCAAGATGTTTGAAGCCGTGCGGGCAGAGGAAGGTGTTTTATTCTGCCAGCAGATGTCAGCAGAGCAAAAGACTGCAGCTCGTTGGAAACTGCATTACCTCCTTGTTGCGAACAGTATATTTCCACTTATAccaaaatatttgatattaacTTTAGAAGACACAGAGGTCTAAAGTAAATGGATCTATATTTGCATCTGCTTGTATAGTATTAcgattaaaacaaatacaatttaaacatttaatcacATAAATAACATAACAgtaatatagatatatagatatatatatatatatatatatttttttttaatttgaaataaaaatctaCATTATAACAATCAGTCAAATAAATGTAGCGTTTGTGGAGAAACAACGTCACGTTATTATTCATTATAGAAATGTTAGCATTTTATCACCACGGACAACAACACGTGCCCGCGTTCGCGTGCGCGCGTGTTGTCCACACGGgggagcggagagagagagagagagagagagaggagcgcgCGACAGACGAGGAAGTGACTGTTGCAGGTGGGCAGCTgtcggtgcccccccccccccccccccccccccagaacaccacctccacctccacctctccacAGCTCTCCGGCTAATAAATAATTCCCGTGTGTCGTGTTTCCAACCTGCGTGTGAGTGGAAAACGCACGGGACGAGGCCGGTGCACCGCCGATACACTTTAAAAGGCaaataaaggaggaggaggaggaggaggagaccaacCATAGgtggcagaaagagagagagaaagacagagagagagagagagagagagagagagagagagagagagagagagagaggcacgaCGGGAGGTCGCAGCAGCTGCTGTCAGATACCGGGCTCCTCGTTGGCAGCgagtgtttttctctccctcggGAGGAGTCGACATGCGGGTAGCGgcgctgaagaggaggagaaggaggaagatgacGGTGTCCCGGTGTCCCGTCCGCTGTTGACTCCCTGTAGCCCTTCGCCCCGCGGACCATGAAGGACACGGGGGAATCAAAGGAGCACCAACTGACCGTGAGTCCCAAACTGCGCCGCGTGCTCCTCCCGCGTTGTCCGTCGGCTACTTTTGTCAACGGCCGTTTAGTACAAACGCACAAACCCGACACGACTGTTGAGGCCGCGGTTACAGGTTTGTTTCGTTGCGGACTGATTCCAATTGTTGGGTCGTGCCTTTTTACACTCCGGAGGGAGCACGCAGGGACAATGGGCCTTTgtgggggggacacacacaggtgctCCTCCAGGTGTAAAACCTGGGAAAAGTCTCCTTCACAATACTTGTTTGTGCAGAAACATGCAGACGTGTCGTTATTTTATATTGAccttttatttaccttttattttttgtattaaaaaaaaaaaaactttcttcaCTTTTACTCTGAGTTACTTATGGAAGACACCTGTGCATATAATGCATTCTAGTACAACCAACGGATAACTAACAGCTATGCCAGTGTCCCCCTGCTTTAGGCTCACCTGATAAAGTGTATTTTTCAGGTTGTTATTTTTCAGTAGTTAAGATATTCCTTTTTATATTCCCAGCAACTGCTCTTGTCGGTGTTATATTTTTGGCCCCGCAGCCCCTATCTGAATAATTGAGGTGCTGTTTGAGTTGccgggcctctctctctcttgtccaGCGTGTAATACACTTTCTACAGCGTGCTGACGGAGAAAGTGCCAGGGGACACCATCGCTGTTATCGTTAATCGCTCCCATCAAAAGCTTTCTTATTGATATCTCAATGGAACAAAACATGTAGGAAATTAAATCATGAAATAGTGTGAgtggttttaaaaataatacagtTTTCCTCTCAATTGGTGTTTTTGTATCCACCAAATACCATCCAGTGTTCAATAGAAACACAGGAATTTTCCCTCTAaacgattttttttcttttgcttgtgTGATTGTTGCA
It contains:
- the ttyh2 gene encoding protein tweety homolog 2 isoform X2, whose translation is MSSARVDYIAPWWTYWLHNFPHINLRLQPVDSSFQPEEENYQQSLIFLGCVAAAGLGLNLLCLAVYLSCLCCCQKEEEEESKKPNSCCVTWSAVAAGLITCIAVGVGFYGNSETNDGVYQLTYSLYNANHTLGGVDSLVTGTMGSMRSGLHQHLARLDEIFATRGDYVQTLQFMQQMADNVIKQLLGLPDWQEAKVDLASIADQTANVEYYRWLTYLLLLILDLIICLLACLGLAKQSRWLLTTMMVFGVLTLVLSWTSLGAELATAVGTSDFCVSPDKFVMSKTKGVIGSDIVHYYLYCNQTLSNPFQQPLTIFQRSLTTMQIQIQGLLQFAVPLFPTAERDLLGIQHLLNSSEAGLHQLTALLDCRGLNKDYLDAMVGVCYDGVEGVLYLCLFSTMASCAFTVMLCAIPRAWRQIASRERDYDDIDEEDPFNPRARRIASPNPNLANMHSFCSYSSSMGSQNSLHPPAPAVSNAPLSEYMNQTALFGGNPRYENVPLIGRGSPPPSYSPSMRATYLSMTEEQIRHFGNDFQA
- the ttyh2 gene encoding protein tweety homolog 2 isoform X1, producing the protein MSSARVDYIAPWWTYWLHNFPHINLRLQPVDSSFQPEEENYQQSLIFLGCVAAAGLGLNLLCLAVYLSCLCCCQKEEEEESKKPNSCCVTWSAVAAGLITCIAVGVGFYGNSETNDGVYQLTYSLYNANHTLGGVDSLVTGTMGSMRSGLHQHLARLDEIFATRGDYVQTLQFMQQMADNVIKQLLGLPDWQEAKVDLASIADQTANVEYYRWLTYLLLLILDLIICLLACLGLAKQSRWLLTTMMVFGVLTLVLSWTSLGAELATAVGTSDFCVSPDKFVMSKTKGVIGSDIVHYYLYCNQTLSNPFQQPLTIFQRSLTTMQIQIQGLLQFAVPLFPTAERDLLGIQHLLNSSEAGLHQLTALLDCRGLNKDYLDAMVGVCYDGVEGVLYLCLFSTMASCAFTVMLCAIPRAWRQIASRERDYDDIDEEDPFNPRARRIASPNPNLANMHSFCSYSSSMGSQNSLHPPAPAVSNAPLSEYMNQTALFGGNPRYENVPLIGRGSPPPSVYSEQYRNRYSPSMRATYLSMTEEQIRHFGNDFQA